In Pyrus communis chromosome 11, drPyrComm1.1, whole genome shotgun sequence, the sequence CGACTGTGATAATAAGCTAATGGGTTGTATGTTTTGTGTGTTCTTGTTTTGCAGAAAGATCTTCATCGGTGGTTTAGCTAAAGACACCACTTTGAGTAAGATTCCTTCTATTAACTTTGATGGGTTTTCTTTAGTTCCGTGATTTTATGGGGTTTTAGCTTTAATTAACAGTTTCTATCAAGATTATCCATCGAAATTTTGATGGGTTTTTTGAAGGTTatgtttttattgctttctaGTATGATTTTAACTACAATTCGTATGAATTTTGGTGAATTATGATGTTCAATGGACTTTGTTGACAACTTGTATCCGTGTTTTGCTTTAAAATTTTGATGGGTTATCGTCGAATTTTGCTCATATCTACCTGCAATGTGTTTGTTGTATTATCTGGTTACAGATACCTTCGTTCATTACTTTGAGAAGTATGGGGAGATAATTGACTCTGTGATCATGAAAGACCGTGAAACTGGTCGACCTAGGGGGTTCGGGTTCATCACCTACGAGGATCCTGCTGTTGTTGACCAATTAATTGAAGAGACTCATGTGATCAACGGAAAACAGGTAAGCAGCATCCTCTTCCTTCTTTTGTTATGATTGGTTGTATGGAGAATTGTTTAGTTCGCTTAAGTGTTGAATCCTTCATTGGACTGTGCGATTGAGAATGAATGCAACGGACATTATATGGAATTGGTGTTCCTTTTAATATCCATAAAGATAAGGAATTGTTCCTTCTATTAGCAAATATATGTAGGCCTGTTCTGCAGTACAATGTCTAGATTCGAGTAGTAAATATTGAggttatttttatcaaattgtGACAGTTGATGTGAAGTTTGTATTCAGATTAAAGCTCCTTGATGTTTCCACTGTTAAATTGATTTCAATGTTCCTTTAGGAATTTTCTTTTACATAATTTTGTGGTCAATTTCAACCAGGTTGAGATAAAGAGAACCATTCCAAAGGGGGCTGGTCAGGGAAATGattttaaaacaaagaaaatttttgTTGGTGGGATTCCACCGACCTTCCCTGAAGGTTTgttgtaattatttttcttttgttggatgTTTACTAATGCTATATTTTTCGTTGCACAACTGATGAATTGTTTGCTTCTAACTCAAATTGTCCATTTGAATATCAGATGAGTTCAAAAGCTTCTTTTCACAATTTGGTAAGGTGGTGGAGCATGAGATCATACGTGATCATGTCACTAAGCGCCCTCGAGGATTTGGATTTGTTGTATTTGACAGCGATCATGTTGTTGATAATGTTCTCGCAAATGGAAATAGGATTGATATGGCAGGTACACAGGTGAGTTATTGGCAACAGTCATTCATGGTGTTGGCTATATATTATGGGCGTCTTATGTATAAaggaatatttgaaggtttTCCTTTAAAGTATTCTCAGAATTGTGAGATTTTTGTTGTATACATTTGTCATAGTTTCAGTCACCCTAGTTTTATCCGGATTTCATCATTAGTGGACTACTGGACTTGAATGCAGGGTTTTCTCCCTCTACATAAATCCAAGTCCTACAGAAAACTTGTGAAGTATAAAAACCTAGGTTAACTCACTTCTTTATTGTAGGTTGAGATCAAGAAGGCTGAACCAAAGAAGGCCTCAAACCCCGCACGTGTTCCTGCATTTGGTACTGACTCTAGGGCACACCCTTACAATGATAGATTCGGTGCATTTGGCGACCCCATGAGTAGTTTCGGTCCTGGTGGTTATGGCCCTCCTCCTTATAGGTCACTTGGACGTTTTGGCAGTAGATTTGGTGATTATGGTGGATATCCAGATACTACTGATTTTGGAGGTGGTTTTAGAGGTGCATTTTCTGTTTATCATGGGGAGTCATCATTCGGCTATCCTAGTCGCTTTGGTTCCTACGGTGAAGGGCTTGGTGGGGGATATGATGGTAGTGGGTTAGGTGCATATGGGCATGAAGTTAGGGGCTATGGTGGTTACGATGGTTCAGGCTCTGGTGATGGCTATGATTCAGGCCCTGCTGCTACTTATGGTGGGCCTCGAGGCATGTATGGTAGTAGGGCAGGTTATGGTGGGAGTAGTCGTTACCATCCCTACGGAAGGTAGAATTATGCTTAAGCTTCCCAATAGGTGTTGCATGCAGGTTACTGCAAGAGGCTCTAAGCTAGGAGATCAAATCAACCATTAGTTTGTTCGATGGTCTACTCTATCGCACGGACAACCAAAGTTAGATCATCACTAATTTAGAGACCTCTGTCGTTTATCAGTTAGGCATCTTATTGTCGTCGTATGTTGGGATTTAGAAACTTACTGTTATGTTGTAACATATTTTTGGTAGAATCAGCCTAGACTAGAGTTATCTGCCTATTATCTTTCGTTGCATTGGTTTCTCTATAGTGTGCACAGTGTGAAATATTCAAATTAGTTTCAACTCTTTTGTTGATATACAGCTACTTTCAGTGAGTTGACATAACTAATATAAATATGTCTAGATATATTACAGGcctgttttgaagtgtttttaaaataactaaaaacgcTTTTTGGTTACAAAAATTCCTTTCAGATTACCAAATGTTCGACAGAAAAAGTTGAAGGTGCCTCTTAAACATTTGAATGTACTACAAAAAGAAGTGCTTTTACTGGAAGCGCTTATGAGCATAAGTGTTTTTTAAAGAAGCATTTCCAAACAGGCCTATAATTCGAATGA encodes:
- the LOC137708284 gene encoding heterogeneous nuclear ribonucleoprotein 1-like; translation: MAYKKSNYNPLSGDGASPGKIFIGGLAKDTTLNTFVHYFEKYGEIIDSVIMKDRETGRPRGFGFITYEDPAVVDQLIEETHVINGKQVEIKRTIPKGAGQGNDFKTKKIFVGGIPPTFPEDEFKSFFSQFGKVVEHEIIRDHVTKRPRGFGFVVFDSDHVVDNVLANGNRIDMAGTQVEIKKAEPKKASNPARVPAFGTDSRAHPYNDRFGAFGDPMSSFGPGGYGPPPYRSLGRFGSRFGDYGGYPDTTDFGGGFRGAFSVYHGESSFGYPSRFGSYGEGLGGGYDGSGLGAYGHEVRGYGGYDGSGSGDGYDSGPAATYGGPRGMYGSRAGYGGSSRYHPYGR